Proteins encoded within one genomic window of Gammaproteobacteria bacterium:
- a CDS encoding AlpA family phage regulatory protein — protein sequence MDKHGLLTFSALLTLLGRRARQSIYGLMRRDASFPRPRQIGSEFSIGWQRGEVMEWLNSRPKAELNGLEALERRRSNRTARATVKPARQTQSPGLLVWRPVPTRRCRSRSPKAAARWLSVGPVY from the coding sequence TTGGATAAGCACGGACTTCTCACCTTCAGCGCGCTGCTGACGCTCCTCGGTCGGCGGGCGAGGCAGTCAATCTACGGCCTGATGCGCCGCGACGCGTCGTTCCCGCGGCCGCGCCAGATCGGCAGCGAGTTCTCCATCGGCTGGCAGCGCGGCGAGGTGATGGAATGGCTCAACTCCAGGCCAAAGGCCGAGCTGAACGGGCTGGAAGCCCTGGAGCGGCGAAGGAGTAACCGTACCGCAAGAGCCACCGTTAAACCCGCACGACAAACCCAGTCGCCAGGCTTACTCGTTTGGCGGCCGGTTCCGACCCGTCGCTGCCGGTCCCGTTCCCCGAAAGCTGCCGCTCGTTGGTTGTCGGTGGGACCGGTTTATTGA